A region from the Silene latifolia isolate original U9 population chromosome 7, ASM4854445v1, whole genome shotgun sequence genome encodes:
- the LOC141589985 gene encoding uncharacterized protein LOC141589985 produces the protein MVTKYDVYDCFMLPVGEREMEIVPTGHMPGAKDEKYVRIKQLWRKKFKVKSNSDSIPLGDVFNYIESEQFKDGGDELRTLFVLLSISSFLAPTLNNGIEIKLLKVVEDVSAIPEYDWCSYVLECLANAAAEARNVQSHLLGCIPFLMITYFQRYDYRGKSCPDGLPLIQHWDLKTLSKRLKDELDVGPLGRLTLSKVMYPRCQNKTPDEKDTGNTMLAIAGVPKAPLASPTPLLISTSGTSPDKKFIQIELPPGVEDDDELKARAVDGVHELYLKIQRNAVAFYSWYTDAAEMLKKLTTGATSSTDLVPSQATQAFFEGAKVKEYVEEVGNLASQMKKYNDNAPSLSDVGKVAKKKTKASKKKKTKAPKFEFTPTVEPVSLAEDSDLHDKAGDAAMSEVMETADFYNTAELNEACRREEEECGLDLTDDLTQYTDRQILEKIYSPDEVEEAYTKSSLNEEQESLGGEVPDTSGGPEKTEDVVQKCKSEATNKGDADVVGQSTEDGSSWFN, from the exons ATGGTTACTAAGTACGATGTCTATGACTGTTTCATGTTACCTGTTGGTGAGAGAGAGATGGAAATAGTACCTACTGGACACATGCCTGGTGCTAAAGATGAAAAATATGTGCGCATAAAACAACTGTGGCGCAAAAAGTtcaaagtgaaatcaaattcTGATTCTATTCCTTTAGGAGACGTCTTCAATTATATTGAGTCAGAGCAATTCAAAGATGGAGGCGATGAATTACGCACTTTGTTTGTGCttcttagcatttcatcattccTTGCGCCGACATTGAACAACGGCATTGAAATCAAACTTTTGAAAGTGGTTGAAGATGTGAGTGCCATACCGGAGTATGACTGGTGCTCGTATGTATTGGAATGTCTAGCTAATGCTGCAGCCGAGGCTCGCAATGTGCAGTCACATCTGCTTGGTTGTATCCCTTTCCTTATGATTACTTATTTTCAGCGGTATGATTACCGTGGCAAGAGTTGCCCAGATGGCCTTCCACTTATTCAGCATTGGGATCTGAAAACTCTATCGAAGAGGTTAAAGGATGAGTTGGACGTGGGTCCACTGGGTCGCCTAACTTTGTCGAAGGTGATGTACCCGCGATGTCAAAACAAGACCCCTGATGAGAAGGACACTGGTAATACGATGTTGGCTATAGCTGGCGTGCCCAAGGCGCCATTGGCAAGCCCCACGCCTCTTCTGATTTCAACGTCGGGTACATCACCCGATAAGAAGTTTATTCAGATTGAACTCCCTCCCGgtgttgaagatgacgatgagttgaaagctagggctgtagat GGTGTACACGAGCTGTACTTGAAGATTCAAAGGAACGCTGTGGCCTTCTATTCCTGGTATACGGATGCAGctgaaatgcttaagaaattaaCAACAGGTGCTACTTCTTCAACTGATCTTGTTCCTTCACAAGCGACGCAAGCTTTTTTTGAAGGAGCAAAGGTGAAGGAATATGTTGAAGAAGTTGGAAATTTAGCTTCCCAAATGAAAAAGTATAATGATAACGCTCCCTCATTGTCAGATGTTGGGAAGGTGGCCAAGAAAAAAACAAAGGCAAGCAAGAAAAAAAAGACGAAGGCTCCTAAGTTTGAGTTTACGCCTACTGTAGAGCCTGTATCACTTGCAGAAGATTCTGATTTACATGATAAAGCAGGTGATGCGGCGATGTCAGAGGTAATGGAGACCGCTGATTTCTACAACACCGCTGAACTTAACGAAGCCTGTcgacgagaggaagaggaatGCGGGCTAGATTTAACCGACGACTTGACTCAATACACTGATCGGCAGATTCTAGAGAAAATTTATAGCCCGGATGAAGTTGAAGAAGCGTACACAAAGTCCTCATTGAACGAGGAGCAGGAAAGTTTGGGAGGGGAAGTGCCTGACACTAGTGGTGGCCCAGAGAAAACTGAAGATGTTGTCCAGAAGTGTAAGTCAGAAGCAACGAATAAGGGTGATGCGGATGTGGTAGGTCAGTCAACTGAAGATGGTTCATCTTGGTTCAACTAA
- the LOC141589983 gene encoding uncharacterized protein LOC141589983 — protein MDHMRIFGCLAYAKTLNRARDKFAPKSRKCIFIGYPFGKKGWWLYDLDTGTYFESRDVVFVENTFPYAALHAHNPNYITHSLDNDLTPVDQLVVVTSSIPETTPPNTPIDTLIDTIIDTTTAPSTSSPDPVASPLDTITSSTTPPPIPDPQPTDTTLGCGHRNKIPNSNLKDFVVNPTRPSTNSLLASSSSGTRYPISHYINSSKFSTNHRAFLTAVTKNYEPSTFNDAMQDDHWRNAMKLEIDALEKNNTWTLEQLPPNKKAIGSK, from the coding sequence ATGGATCATATGCGCATTTTTGGTTGTCTTGCCTATGCGAAAACTCTCAATCGGGCTCGCGATAAATTTGCCCCTAAGAGTCGTAAATGTATTTTCATTGGATATCCTTTTGGCAAGAAAGGATGGTGGCTTTACGACCTTGACACGGGTACATACTTTGAATCCCGAGACGTTGTTTTTGTTGAAAATACTTTTCCTTATGCTGCTCTCCATGCTCACAACCCTAACTATATCACTCACTCCCTCGACAACGACCTCACGCCGGTTGATCAGCTTGTTGTTGTCACCTCATCCATCCCCGAAACAACTCCCCCCAACACTCCCATCGACACCCTCATCGACACCATCATCGACACTACTACCGCTCCATCTACCAGCTCACCTGACCCCGTTGCCTCTCCTCTCGACACTATCACCAGCTCCACTACCCCACCTCCCATACCCGACCCACAACCTACGGACACTACCTTAGGCTGTGGTCATCGAAATAAAATTCCCAACTCGAACCTCAAAGATTTCGTGGTTAATCCTACTCGTCCCTCGACCAACTCTCTCCTCgcttcatcatcatcaggtacacGGTATCCTATTTCACACTACATTAATAGTTCTAAATTTTCTACTAATCATCGAGCTTTCTTGACGGCCGTGACTAAAAATTACGAGCCTAGCACGTTTAATGATGCAATGCAGGATGACCATTGGCGAAATGCAATGAAACTCGAGATTGATGCTTTGGAAAAGAACAACACTTGGACACTGGAACAATTACCCCCGAATAAAAAGGCGATTGGTTCCAAATAG
- the LOC141589984 gene encoding uncharacterized protein LOC141589984, producing MVSLPNGDKAKIEGIGEVKVRLHDGQVRRFGDVRYIPNISRNLISLGRLDSKDCTIHVKSGVLEVTKKGKVILKGRKGKTNLFTFDGRCVEDGLVQGEVLSSEGEVLPSKGLVAPLDD from the coding sequence ATGGTTAGTTTGCCAAATGGTGATAAAGCAAAGATTGAAGGGATTGGTGAAGTTAAGGTGAGACTTCATGATGGCCAAGTTAGAAGATTTGGTGATGTTAGATATATACCAAACATTAGTAGAAATTTAATCTCATTAGGTAGATTAGATTCTAAGGATTGTACCATTCATGTTAAGAGTGGTGTTTTGGAGGTCACTAAAAAGGGTAAGGTGATTCTCAAAGGTAGAAAAGGTAAAACTAACTTATTCACATTTGATGGAAGATGTGTTGAAGATGGGTTAGTTCAAGGGGAGGTACTCTCAAGTGAAGGGGAGGTGCTTCCAAGTAAAGGTTTGGTCGCTCCGCTCGATGATTGA